One segment of Pseudodesulfovibrio sp. 5S69 DNA contains the following:
- a CDS encoding patatin-like phospholipase family protein, with product MKKKTISLVLGSGGARGLAHIGVIRWLEEHNCVIKSIAGCSMGALVGGIHAIGKLDEYEQWARRITKRDMLALMDLSFGMDGLIKGDRLIDTLRDVVGEERIENLPISFTAVAANISRRKEVWIRKGPLFDAIKASIALPLVFKPVVVDGEDIIDGGILNPVPIAPTFGDLTDFTIAVNLCAPPVKGAEISAGKHNGDENGSGVSHAVSEFIGSVTDKIAQKRKDIRAYDILYKSFDAMQGSIARQKIAAYPPDAVLEIPINLSSLMDFDKAAPLIKHGYDLAEAQLPKVFASR from the coding sequence ATGAAAAAGAAAACCATATCCCTGGTTCTGGGCAGCGGCGGGGCGCGCGGGCTTGCGCACATCGGCGTCATCCGCTGGCTTGAGGAACACAACTGCGTGATCAAGTCCATCGCGGGCTGCTCCATGGGCGCGCTGGTGGGCGGCATCCACGCCATCGGCAAGCTCGACGAGTACGAGCAGTGGGCGCGGCGCATCACCAAGCGGGACATGCTCGCCCTGATGGACCTGTCATTCGGCATGGACGGGCTGATCAAGGGCGACCGGCTCATCGACACCCTGCGCGACGTGGTCGGCGAGGAGCGCATAGAAAACCTGCCCATCAGCTTCACGGCCGTGGCCGCGAACATCTCCCGGCGCAAGGAGGTCTGGATCCGCAAGGGGCCGCTTTTCGACGCCATCAAGGCGTCCATCGCCCTGCCGCTCGTCTTCAAACCCGTGGTCGTGGACGGCGAGGATATCATTGACGGCGGCATCCTCAATCCCGTGCCCATCGCCCCGACCTTCGGCGACCTGACCGACTTCACCATCGCCGTGAACCTGTGCGCGCCCCCGGTCAAGGGGGCCGAGATCTCCGCTGGAAAGCACAACGGGGATGAGAACGGCTCCGGGGTGTCCCACGCCGTGAGCGAGTTCATCGGTTCCGTGACCGACAAGATCGCCCAGAAGCGCAAGGATATCCGCGCCTACGACATCCTCTACAAATCCTTCGACGCCATGCAGGGCTCCATCGCCCGGCAGAAGATCGCGGCCTACCCGCCCGACGCCGTCCTGGAAATTCCCATCAACCTGTCCAGCCTGATGGACTTCGACAAGGCCGCCCCGCTCATAAAGCACGGCTACGATCTGGCCGAGGCACAGTTGCCCAAGGTGTTCGCCTCGCGCTAG